In the Urocitellus parryii isolate mUroPar1 chromosome 1, mUroPar1.hap1, whole genome shotgun sequence genome, TATGGCTTTTTCTATTAACAATATCATTTGCCATCAAAAGGGTTGTACACTATTAGTAGTTGGAAGAGTCATGTACAAGTTttgctaaaatatataatttgagaagaattgaAGGATATTTCCAATGTACTTCCCAATTATTTAatagaaattcttagaaaattcTGATATATAAGATAGAGTTTTTGAATATCATTAGTATCATAATAGTGTTTGTGTGAAATGCTGTTGACAATGTAAAATGTGTATCTAAAAGAGATGTATACCTTATTTGTAAGATATTCATAACCTTAttgttatattatttctttttgcaatGTATCTCTTGGGTTAGAAAGAGCCAAGGTATTTTATCATTCAATGAAAAGACATTTCATATCATTGTGaattgtttcaaattattttaaatgcttgaTGTATCAAAAATAGACACTTGGAAATATTCTGTCTTATTTAATAGAGCTTATCTAACAACTGGGatcccagaaaaagaagagatgtCTATAATAGGGGAAGAATCCAtctatcagaattttaaaattaattgtgatTTATCCACTGGtccatttgacaaatatttatggagcatctACTATGAGCCAAGGATTATTTGGGGGGTGCagaatgaacaaaacaaagttcTAGTATTTATGGATGAcataggaaagaaataaatatgtacatcCATGCTATgacaaatgataaatgttagtAAGAAAAAAACAGGGCAAGAGATGTAAAAGTACCTTCATATGCATTTTCCTATGACTGAAAAATTTACTGGCCAGTATTATGGTTTTTACTGGCTGAGCTATATCAAGCATTTGAAAGTAAATCGAGGGCAAAGCATATTgctgatacttttttaaaaatcacatggcTATGTGTCCTTAATTTTACAAGATGAATGATCATTATGCCTTCTTTCACTTCTCTGTTTTCCTCAGAGCACTCCTATCCAGAATATTGGTTTAGAAGGTCAGGGGCATGTCTGGATTGTTTACTGATGTATTTTCAGAACCAGGGACACAGATATCAATTATACTTctttgaatgaagaaataaaaaattataattgcatGATTTAGTTATTACATATTTTCCCCAATTTCCAAACTTCTAAAAGTTAGATAAAGACATTGTAGCAATTTATTTCCAAGCAAAAGTAACGCATGGTGGCGCTGCAGGCTAatgctttaaaagaaagaaacgcCAATAAATGCTAGGAACTCTACTTCAGATTcccagttaaaaaagaaaagcctgtAAACAGAGCCGGACCAGTAAGTCTCCAGAGAATGCTGCTTACCTACCTTTCCAGACAGGTTATCAACTAAAAGATTGACCAGTGTCTCAGTTCCATTGCTCCATAAGGTACTACTGACCCCTGTTCTTGTAAAGGTGTGTGCAGAAGTAAAGATGGAGTCCGGAAGGGTGCGCAAACAAAGGCAAGttctgattctctttctcttatcCGGAGTGGCTCAGGCAGGCTGGGGACTCCGACGCTATTTTGTGATGGAGGAAACTGAGAGCGGCTCTTTTGTGGCTGACCTGGCCAAGGATCTAGAACTAGGAATGGGGGAGCTAGCTGCGCGGGGAGCCCGGGTGGCCTCTGAGGATAACGAACCACGTTTGCAGCTGGATCTGCAGACCGGGAAGttgatattaaatgaaaaattagacCGGGAGCAGCTTTGCGGCCCCACCGAGCCCTGTGTAATGCATTTCCAAGTGTTACTGAATAAACCTCTGGAGGTATTTCGAGCTGAGCTCCTGGTGGGAGACATAAATGATCATTCTCCTGAgttttctgaaagagaaatgatgcTAAAAATCCTAGAGAATAGCCCCCCTGGTACTGTTTTTCCTCTGAAGAAAGCTCAGGACTTGGACGTGGGCAACAACAACGTTCAACACTACAATATTGGTTCCAACTCTCATTTCCATATTTCCACAATCAAACGGGGAGATGGCCGGAAATACCCGGAGCTGGTGCTGGACAAAGAGCTAGATCACGAGGAGCGGTCTGAGTTCAGATTAACCCTGACAGCGCTGGATGGCGGCTCTCCACCAAGATCTGGCACCACTCAGATTCGTGTCCTGGTCTTGGATGTCAATGACAATGCCCCTCAGTTTGAGCAGATACTCTATGAGGTGCAGGTCCCAGAGAACAGCCCTATAGGTTCCCTAGTTGTCAAGGTCTCTGCTAGGGATTTAGATGCTGGAGCAAATGGACAGATAACATACTCGCTTTTTTATAGTTCTCAAGAGATAGGAAAAACTTTTGAGCTAAATAGCCTTTCAGGAGAAATTCGACTAATTAAAATGCTAGATTTTGAAACCATATCTTCATACGAACTAGATATAGAGGCATCTGATGGGGGAGGACTTTCTGGGAAATGCTCTGTTTCTATCAAAGTGTTGGATGTTAATGATAACTCCCCAGAACTAACTATCTCATCATTTACCAGCCCTATTCCCGAAAATTCCCCTGAGACAGAAGTGGCTCTGTTTAGGACTCGGGACCGAGACTCTGGGGAAAATGGAAGGACGGTTTGCTCCATCCAAGATGATGTTCCATTCACGCTGAAACCTTCAGTTGAGAACTTCTACAGGCTGGTAACAGAAGGAGCTCTGGATAGAGAGACAAGAGCCCAGTATAATATCACTATTACTGTCACTGACTTGGGGACACCAAGGCTGAAAACCGAGCACAGCATAATAATCCTCGTCTCGGACGTCAACGACAACGCCCCTGCCTTCACCCAAACGTCATACACGCTGTTGGTGCGTGAGAACAACCAGCCCGCCCTGCACATAGGCAGTGTCAGCGCCACAGACAGAGACTCAGGCACCAACGCCCAGATCACCTACTCACTGCTGCCAAATCAGGACCCGCACCTGCCCCTCGCCTCGCTGGTCTCCATCAACGCAGACAATGGGCAGCTGTTCGCGCTGAGGGCGCTGGACTTCGAGGCCCTGCAGTCATTCGAGTTCCAAGTGGGCGCCACAGACCAAGGTTCGCCAGCACTCAGCAGCCAGGCGCTGGTGCGAGTGGTGGTGCTGGACGACAATGACAACTCGCCCTTCCTGCTGTACCCGATGCAGAACGCCACTGCACCCTGCACAGAGCTGGTACCCAGGGCGGCAGAGCAGGGCTACCTGGTCACCAAGGTGGTGGCGGTGGACGGAGACTCGGGCCAGAACGCCTGGCTGTCATATCAGCTGCTCAAGGCCACGGAGCCAGGGCTGTTTGGCGTGTGGGCGCACAATGGCGAGGTGCGCACCACCAGGCTGCTAAGCGAGCGCGACGCCGCCAGGCACAGGCTGGTGGTGCTGGTCAAGGACAATGGCGAGCCTCCGCTGTCTGCCAGCGTCACGCTGCACGTGCTGCTGGTGGATGGCTTCTCCCAGCCCTACCTGCCGCTCCCGGAAGAGGCGCCCGAGCGCGCGCAGGGGGACTCGCTCACTGTCTACTTGGTCATCGCCTTGGCCTCTGTGTCATcgctcttcctcttctctgtgctGGTGTTCGTGGTTGTGAGGCTGTGCAGGAGGCGCAGGGCGGCGCCGCTGGGTGTTTATTCGGTGCCTGAGGGCCACTTTCCTGGACACCTGATGGATGTCAGCAGCACAGGGACCCTGTCTCAGAGCTACCAGTATGAGGTGTGCCTGAAAGGAGACTCTGAGAGTAATGAGTTCAGATTCTTGAAGCCTATATTCCCTAATATTCTGACACAAGACTCTGGAAGAAAATTAGAGGATATTCCAACCCTCCAGAATAATTTAGGTATTTGAAATTTATCTGCTGGTTATATTAATTTTGCCTCTTTcgctttcattttcctttttaacttcaTAGTGATGTttaattctactatttttctttttttctagtagtatttagaattgttatttttaattttgttgccCTGTTTGCTGTATAATTATTTTcgaatttttcttttgtgagtaAATAGTTTATATCAGGAAACTTTCTATTtctgattaaatttttattacttattccCAAAGGATCATATATGAATGTGAACCAGTTCTAAtaattctatctcaaaatttaaaggtACATTTCCCACTATATGATACTACATGAAAATGTATAATTCCTCTTTTatcatactttattttaaaatctggaagtcttggtttttattatttacacAGCTATAACTTTtcaattaccttatttctatttgGAATGTAATTGGTTTATGTTCATTAATATCCATTTTCTTCCCAagcttcctgtttttatttttattgtcaaataGGCAGCCATATGGGTAATTTCAAATTACTTATTTCAATTTTATGCTTGCAATCATTAGACTTTCACTGTAAAATACATGTCAGTTCATAAAATACAGCTGTATCACCCATTCTTTCTCATATAGATTAATGCAGAAAAGACTTATAGGCTCAACTCTAACTGGAGTTATGATCCTGATAAAATTACTTAACaggtgtatttatatatagatTGGCCATGTTTAAGGTGTTCTTATAAAGCAAACAGACCATAGGATCAAGTGATGCATATTTTTGCAATTGTTCCCTACCTGGGCAGTATTAGGGCTCAGATATGAGGAGTCCCCTAAAAGCACATGTGTGAGAAATTGgaacaaggttcagaggtggaatgattagTTTATGACAGTTGTAGCCTAAACAGTGGGTTAAATTACTGATTTAGATTAGGTGGGTAGTAACTGTATGCAGGGTGTAGCTGGAGAAGATAggtgcatgcctttggggtatataagAAGTCAGCCATTTATGAACTGAGGTCTCTGAAACTGTgtaccaaataaactttccttcttccGTACTGTTCTTGTCAGTTGTTTgatcacagtaatgaaaaagctgactaaacagaaattggtacacagaagtggggttgttgctcagaataacctgaccatgtggttcagaagtctttggatatggtttgtggtgggaggaattttgaaaaggcTAGAGATGCAAGATGGAGAACCTTTAGGATGTTTTAAGAAAAACTTAATGGATGATTCTGCTGTTAGCTCAGAaaaccagaatgctgataggactTCTGGGCAGGAAATACTAGACTTATGAGGTTTCAATGGAGGAGAACTGGACTAACAATTGGAGTAGAagccattcatgttacattctgacaaagaaattgtctatattttgtccatgtCTTGAggctttctgtgaggctgaatttaaaggtgacaTACTAGTTAATCTGGtgaaggaaatttcaaggcagcacaacaTTTAGGAGGTTGCATGGATATTGTTGGTGGCATTTAGACAAActtactgtgataatcaggagtagaaagcagagcagaaagattttaaaaacttgtttggTCAAAAAAAGTTTGGCTAAAAAAGTATAAGTAAAACTGAGGCTAAGAAAGTTGTGGTTGTTAAATACATTAGCAAtactaaagagatgctaagtactttacaAAGAGACCATAGGAAAGAAGATTTAGGGCATCTCTAGAATTGGCAAAACCACACCCATCTCCAGCTCagggtgtaaaagtaaaaattcctttgagaagagaccattgGGAACCCTGTCTGCATTGTGGGGGggctaggaagttgtttcactaTGCTTGGCCACCCATGCACTCAGAGGGTGCTGCATCCATGATCCTAGGAGATTTGGCTgctgctcaagatggtggcagcaTCAACCATGTaatgctggttctgcaggattaCAGGATAATGGAGTAAGTGGTTAATAGAGGATaccactgagatttcaaaagaaTAACTGGGTGTTTGGGCAAAGTGTAGCAGGGAGAGACCCTGTGGCTGCTTCTAAAAGAGTAGTGAATGAAGATGTGAGaagtaaatcaaaactacagtggaGATCCCTGAGATTAAGAGACACCAGTAACATGGAACATCTGCTaaagaaagctgcaggaattgaggAGAGACAAGCCAAGAAAGAGCCTGTGGGGGCTGTAATCAACAAGGCCAAAAGGGCAGAGCTGTACAAGGCCCTTGGAGAAAATGTCATAATGCCATAtgccccagatgctggacatggaACTTCAGAACttatttgcccagctggatttcagtcttcaTCCTTTCTTTCTATACCCTTGTGGACtagaaatatttactctgtgcattatatattggatatatgtaacttgcttttgatttttacaggtgTTCATGTTAAGAGTtttccttgagtctcagaggagacttggaATTGGAATTTGGGGTAATGttggaactgttaagactatggggaccttaaaaatggactaaatatatttttcattgtgaaaTGGGCATGAGCTTTTAAGGATTAGAGATGAAATGTAATGATTTAGATTTggtgtgtcccccaaaagctcacatgtgagacaaagcaagaaggttcagaggtgaaatggttaggttatgagagttataacctaatcagtcaaTTAATCCACTAATGTGGATTGATTGGGTGATAGCTATAGGCAGGAAGGTTGGGACTGGAGGagacaggtcactgggggcatgctttgggggtttatattttgtccctggtgagcagagctttctctgctttcttgttgTCATGTCCtgatctgctttcctccaccatgagcATGCCATGATGTTCTAACTCACCTTTGACCCAGAATTATGAAGATGGCCAGTTATAGACTGAAATCTCTAAATCTACGAGCCCCATATTaacttctctaagttgttcttgtcaggtcttttggttactgtgattaaaaacattttttttactagAACAGGCAAGAAAATTCCCAAAGAGTCCAGATTCTGGGCACTGAGGAGTTTCTAATGGTACAACATCTCAGTATCTACTTGCCTTtggataattatatttttctggttGATgaggaattcagaaaaaaaatgcattgtataatgaaaatgtgttaaccaaacaaaatttaataaaagatatGTTGATGAAGCAGTTGaattatttcaagaaaacatTTGGAGAAATGATGGTATCCCCCAAACTTGTCTACATCCTAATTCCTTTTTCCTATGAATATTTCTAATTCCTGGTACCTGTGAATATTTTGTGTTACATTGTCAAGTAGAATTAATGTGCAGACAGTATTAAAGTAGATGATCAACTaaacttaaaatagaaagaatacCATAAATAATCTAGGTTTATCTGATTCAACCAATTGTTAGGCATGAAAAACAGAGCTGAATCGTCTATGAGATAAAGAAATTCCACCGAAGCAAAGGAGATTCatcttctgcctcagttttccaaaTATAATTCCTAACTAACTGCCATACAGACTTTAGACTTGTCTAGCCAAACACATAGTTTGCTCAAATTGTTTCTCTGGTCAAATCTTGATTGATACAGACTTTAGTACTTGGAATGGGGTGTTGCTAtaataaataactaaaagtatgaaaatgatttttgaacTGGGCAATGATAGAAAAAGCCTAGATTGCTTTGAGTGGATTATTAGTAGAAATGTTGTGTTAATAACTCTACTAATGAGGATTCAGATGGAATTGAGAATATGGTGGTAAACACATATTGCCTCATATAATATACAATTCATTTTAAGCAGATTTCAGGAATATGTATGGATGTTAAAACTACTGTTAGTAAGAGctcaaaaatgaggaaaatgttaCTGTAGACTAGAGGAAAGTGAATATCCTGGCAGGAAACTTAACTGACTTGTGACCTGCAGTTACATGGAAGAACTCATAAACAATGAACGTGGACAgttagctgagatttccagaCAAAATATTGACAGTGCAGCCTGATTTCTTTTTGCTGCTTATagtaaaatataaggaaaattatGAGAGAAGTTAAAATAGTCAGGAATATAGATGGAACTATTTAGGAAAGAACTATGGAAAGAGTCTTTTACCTAATAAAGTTAATCCCTGTTACATATACAGGAGATACACAAGGCTTTTGTGAATGTTATACTAGCAGAGACCTTGCCAGCTTCGATTGACAGGGATTAGTATTCTCTATTTTGAGAGAGACTTGTATGTTTTTCCCCAAACACAGCAAAATAACATTGAGGAGAGCTCATTTTACTGTTGTAAAGTCatagttaaaataattcacattcaGAAATCAAATCTGGGGAAAACTCTACAGCCTTTTTGCACTAGGaaacataacaaaaaattattagactattgttttcatttctgtatcaGCAGCCTGGAGTTTACTGGAGAAGTTTTACCACAGGCTATGGGCACCCTCTGTGTAATATGCTCTCAAACATGAATGAGCAGTTCAAGAACTAGGGATATTGATTGactggttggttggttgattttgATTGATAGTGGTGCTGGGATATTGAATCCAGGACATCAAACATTGCAGGCAATTGCTCTACCGCTGAGATATTTTCCCAACCCCAAAACTATTGTTATTTAAATGATTGTAAATGCTCAAATAGATAGCTCAGGAAATACTTCAACATTGTTTGGACATTATATTTGACATGAAGCaaatcccagatactcagaaaCCTGAGACAGAGAATtggaaattcaaggccagcctgggcaatttagtgaaattccatctcaaattttcaaaaaatgaagaaaaggctggggttgcagctcagtggtagagctcccagttaaaaaaaagttttaacatgaaataaaaaagaatgggtctggggttgtagctcagtggtagagcactcatcttgcatgtgtgaggccgtgggctcaatcctcagcaccacataaataaaacaaaggtattgtgtccaactacaactaaaaaataaatattaaaaaaacatgaaatcctTGGACCAAGTTCTGGCTCTTTCTGATTATAAAGTTTTTTATCTGACAGTAGTTAAAAGTCTGACCTATCACAGGATATCAGAAATCCCTAATTTTGGCAGACCCAAATAAGGAAGTTAAAAGATGTTCCTGAGCATAActtcttaaaaggaaaattttacttAACTAGTCTGTTCCCAAATATTTCTCCCCAATTTGTCTCTACCACTTTCAAATTCCAGAGTCATGTTTGAAAACAATATGTTCTTCTGCAcatctttttctgctttaaaCACAACTTTTAGAATTTTGTCTTTCATATTTACAGAAAATTTACTAACCATAAATATCTCTTCCAAACTTAATACCTCCGTATTAAAGTCTAACTTTTCTTGTTTGCAATCAATAGAAATCCAGTTCAAACTAGCTCAAGGGGGGTGGTAAACAGAATTTATTGAGAggatatttgaatatataatgCAATTTGAGATATGTATGACAATcaaaactgatttaaaataattagaaacagaACTTGAAAAACTGTATTatctttcctgttcttttttcttttattctatctgctggtttcattctcttttactgAAGGCCACCTTCTTCCACATGGGGAAAATGCCCTCCTAtaattcaaagttatttttattactataaactGTCTCATGCCTTTTCTAGCCCCAAGTTCAAAAATCTTGATGAACTTGCATCAACTCTAAATTTGGAGAAGGAAATTGGAggcacatttgtgtgtgtttgtgtgtgtgtgtgtgtgtgtgtgtgtgtatgtttattaaTATGACTGCTCTCATTTATTTCACATGCTTGTAATTGGGGTAGGAGATAGAAGCCCTCCACAGAATAAAGAGAGGCAAATAAATATCTGTGGATGTCAGTATTCACCAACACCAGTCATTTGAAGGTAAGAGAAtcagttttcttttgtaattctTGTATTATTTTGTGTGTCCACAAAATTGAAAGAACTTTTATTTCACAATTAGAACAAATTAGCCCAAATACTTTGAACTGACAGGAATTTGTCTGTGAATTGGTATTCAATGACAATGATAATTCCATATTGATGCTGAATTTCTGTAAACTGGCTGCAGAGGCAAAGCAGACTACCTGGAGTAGTGGTCATTGATGGGGCTTCCTTATAGAATGGGATTAGTAAGGCCTGTAACATCTGTATCTCCTTCAAATCTCCCTTGGAAcattcatttttccttatatACTTGGCTTTCACATGCTTTTAGTGCATTTGTTTCCTCACGCACCTAGATGTTTCCCTTTAGTAATTTTTCAAAGGAAGAGgtacaatagaaaacaaacctaAACAAAGTGGatttgttgtttctgtttctgcCTGCAGTGATCACTTTTGGCAGAGACTATATACATGATAAATGTGTTATGATAAAAGGGTGTTAAAAATGTCTGGTGAGTTCTAGCACTTTCATAATTTGGTCACATACCTAGTCTCCATTATATTTGAAAGCTTTCAGAATTTGGTCACATACCTAGTCTCCCTTATGGGCTG is a window encoding:
- the LOC113179771 gene encoding protocadherin beta-15-like, which gives rise to MESGRVRKQRQVLILFLLSGVAQAGWGLRRYFVMEETESGSFVADLAKDLELGMGELAARGARVASEDNEPRLQLDLQTGKLILNEKLDREQLCGPTEPCVMHFQVLLNKPLEVFRAELLVGDINDHSPEFSEREMMLKILENSPPGTVFPLKKAQDLDVGNNNVQHYNIGSNSHFHISTIKRGDGRKYPELVLDKELDHEERSEFRLTLTALDGGSPPRSGTTQIRVLVLDVNDNAPQFEQILYEVQVPENSPIGSLVVKVSARDLDAGANGQITYSLFYSSQEIGKTFELNSLSGEIRLIKMLDFETISSYELDIEASDGGGLSGKCSVSIKVLDVNDNSPELTISSFTSPIPENSPETEVALFRTRDRDSGENGRTVCSIQDDVPFTLKPSVENFYRLVTEGALDRETRAQYNITITVTDLGTPRLKTEHSIIILVSDVNDNAPAFTQTSYTLLVRENNQPALHIGSVSATDRDSGTNAQITYSLLPNQDPHLPLASLVSINADNGQLFALRALDFEALQSFEFQVGATDQGSPALSSQALVRVVVLDDNDNSPFLLYPMQNATAPCTELVPRAAEQGYLVTKVVAVDGDSGQNAWLSYQLLKATEPGLFGVWAHNGEVRTTRLLSERDAARHRLVVLVKDNGEPPLSASVTLHVLLVDGFSQPYLPLPEEAPERAQGDSLTVYLVIALASVSSLFLFSVLVFVVVRLCRRRRAAPLGVYSVPEGHFPGHLMDVSSTGTLSQSYQYEVCLKGDSESNEFRFLKPIFPNILTQDSGRKLEDIPTLQNNLGI